The Candidatus Cloacimonadota bacterium sequence CTTGGATCACTTTAAATTCTGGTGATGCAATTCAAGCTCTTGCTTTTCTCGATGTTGAAACTGGTTGGGCTGGTTCATGGGCTGGTGCAACAAGTGGTGGAATGTACATTTTTGATGGAAATCTGAATGTTCAAACCGGAACTGTAGAAGGCACGATTACCGACACTGATGAAGGATTTGCAATTGAAGGTGCTACAGTTTCATTGGGCACATTCTCTACTACAACCGATGAAAATGGTTTCTATTCAATGATACTTGATATCGGAATGTACACTTTGACTGCAGAAATTGATGGTTACGAAACATATACTCAGAACGACGTTGAAATTCTGGAAGATCAAACTACTACAGTTGATTTCACAATGCAGAATCTTTATCTTCCTCCAGAAGGTTTGACTGCAAACTATACACATCCGAATGTGATCCTGCAATGGAGTGATCCTGCTGGAACATACGCACTTACAGGTTTTAAAGTTTATCGCGATGGAACTGAACTTACTCAAATTACAGCAAATCTTTACATCGATGCAAACGTGCCTGCCGGAACTCATACTTATTATGTAACAGCTGTTTACGGAACGCATGAATCAGTTCCTTCTAACGAAGTAATAGTAGAAGTGGTGAATGCAGGAAATAATCTTGTAAATTATGAAGCAGAACTTCTGGGTAACTATCCCAATCCATTCAATCCGCAAACAGAGATCAGTTTTGCGGTAAGTGAACCTGGAACTGTTCGAATCGATATTTTCAATATCAAAGGTGAAAAGATCAAAACTATCATGAACACTACTAATACTGCAGGTCAAAACAGCGTTACCTGGTTGGGCGTAGATGATGATGGAAACAGTGTATCAAGTGGAATTTATTTCTACAAAATGAAAGCTGGTGGACGTTATACAAGCACTCGTAAAATGATTATGTTGAAATAATTTATTTCATATAATAAAAAATCCCGACATTACAAATAATGTCGGGATTTTTTTTGTTTAAATTTATTTCTAAATCCCGTCGGCAAAACCCACAAACGGATTTGATACCGATTCATCTTCTACTGTAGTTTCCGGGCCATGACCGGGATAAACTATTGTGTTTCCACTCAATGTCAGAATTTTGGTTTTGATCGAGTTAATCAAAGTATTATAGCTTCCACCCGGAAGATCAGTACGGCCAATACTGGAAGCAAACAAAGTGTCTCCACTGAAAATCGCATTACCGATTAATAGACAAATTCCACCTTCTGAATGACCGGGAGTATGAATAATTTTTATCTTATATTTTCCCAACTTCAGTTCATCGCCATCCTGCAGAAGAATATCGGCAGCTGGAGAACGCAAAGCAGCTCCCCAGAAAGAGCTTAAATTCGAATTTGGATCCTGCAGCATTTTTGCATCATGTTTGTGGATTGCAATTTTGGCATCTGTTTTTTCCTTGAGCAGTGCGTTTCCACCAATATGATCGCCATGACCGTGTGTATTCACGATATATTTGAGTTTCAGGTCTTTAATCTCATTTAGTAACCGATCATCAGCTTTGGCAGGATCGATAATCATCGCTTCTTTTGATTCTTCATCCCACATCAAATAGGTATTCGTATCAAATTCCGGTAATATTTTTATAGTTTTTATTTTCATAATCTTTTCCTTTTATAACTGGATTTCTTTCACCTTTTCAGTATCCATTTTATTTACTTTTATTTTACTTTCCAATTGATAATTTTTTCCAAACTCTACTTCTGCCCTATCTGATGCTTTGCTGCAATAACGCAGAAGAAGCGAAGCTGCGATTTTAATTTCTTCTTCTGTTAATTTGTGGGTAGATTGCACAATTCCCAGGGGTCCGGGAAACTTGATCGTATGAAAAACTATCTCATCAGTAGCAAGCTTACTCAATTTTTCGTTATCTTCATTATTTCGTCCCACGATCATTTTGGTATTTTCATTTATTCGGAAATGTCTGCCAATCTGCAGGAAATCCAGATATTTGATTTCCAGCATATCATGTTGCATCAGATCGTGCAATTTTCGGGAATAACCTTGATCTGTAAGCAGACATCCACCACCGGGATTTTGATAATATTCAATACCCAGATCTTCTGCCATCTGCAATTGACGATGACGACCTCTACCCTGAATATCCAGCAAATCTTCTTTGTTTACCCAACCTTCTCGGATCGGTTTAGTGTCTGATAACAACTTTTGCGAAAGCGGTCGAACCAGCAGGTCTTTTACTTCACTCAGCTTTCCCACAGCATTCAAGGCATCTTTACGCTGGCTCATAGGTCTCTGTCCTAATACTTCACCGGAAATCAAAAAATCGACATTATGTTTTTTCATCAAAATGCCAGCCTGTTTGAACATTAAACCATGACAATCGATACAGGGATTCATATTTTTTCCAAATCCATATCTGGGGTTTCTCAGCATTTTCAGGTGCTTTGCTGTAAGATCATGAACCATCAGTTCAAAACCGATTTCTGCTGCAGCTTTTTGGGCTTTATCTGCTTTAAAGAAGGGAGTCTCAAAAAAAATCGGAATCACTTGATAGCCAAGTCTATACATATGCATTACAGCAAGCATGCTGTCCAATCCTCCAGAAAATAAAGCAAAACATTTATATTTTTTCATCTTTCCTCTTTGAAATATTATAGGTAAAAAATCCTTAGATGTTAATTATTTCTTCTCGAATTTATACATTCCCTGAACTTTCTTCCGCATATCAATCGATTCGATTTTGTTATCATCATTCATTTTAATTATCAACCGCTGTCCGCTGGCATTATTAATTGTGAAATCCTTACTTTCAGTTTTATCCTGCTCAAAGTATGATTTTACGTTTATCTCTGCTTTGCAAAATTGAATTTTACCATCATCAAAATCGAAAGTCATCTTGCTGGAACTCACCCAATTCTCCTTTTCTGCAGCTTCATCTGTTTTAAAAACAACCAGACATGAATCTTTCAAAATAGCTTCTTTTATTTTTTGTTCTTCAAAGAAAATCTGGAATTCGATAGCGTCAGCATCTGCCAAATCCGAAGTAAACCTGGGATTTCCCAGGTAAATTGCCTTTTCTTCCAGACTGAAATAGAGAAGAAAATCACTGGTCATATCAAAATCATTGGAACGGGTAAGAACATTGAAATTTGCTGCAACTTTTTCATAATCTTCAAAATATTCAATTTTCTCTGCGCTTATTTCCAGAGTGTCACTTCCTGCCATACTTAAGATCGGTTCCTTAATTAAGTAGCCATAACCTTCTTCCAAGTAATATGATAATTTGCCACAAGTTCCATGAATTTCTTCACGCTCATCATAACTCTTCACATTTTCATAGGCATGAAATTCACGCAATTCGCGAAAATAGGAAACGCTGTCGGCAGCAAAAGTTCGAATCGTACTATCAACATGAGTTTCCTGAGCAAAAACATTCCCATTAAGAAATAATTTCTCGATTTTTCTATAGTAATCCACCTGATCGGCAAATAGACTTAATGTATCATCATAAACTTCTACATTCCCGTACATCTTGGCAATTTTCTGCTGTTCATAAATATCGGCATAATCGGCAAAAAACTCTGTTTCTCCATAAAAAAAATGAACATTTCCTTTCAAATTCGAAACATATTCTTCCGCTACTTTTTTCACAATAAGTGTATCTGCATTTATCAATTTATATTCTCGAAGTTCCTGTTCTTCAGAAGCCAGAAAAATAAAGGAAATTAAGATAATAATTAGAAAAATTTTACCAGTCAAACTCTTCATTCTCCAAGGTTCCTTCTGCTGAAACTTTGCGAAATTCTGCTACTTCCAGTTTCATGTCCGAAACCATCTCTTCCCCATACAATGTATTTTGATTCCTGATGAGAGTAACACCATCTTCTGCAAAGATCTTTTCGGTATTTCTATTTAACACAGCTCTCGGTGCTTTCATTATTCCAT is a genomic window containing:
- a CDS encoding MBL fold metallo-hydrolase, yielding MKIKTIKILPEFDTNTYLMWDEESKEAMIIDPAKADDRLLNEIKDLKLKYIVNTHGHGDHIGGNALLKEKTDAKIAIHKHDAKMLQDPNSNLSSFWGAALRSPAADILLQDGDELKLGKYKIKIIHTPGHSEGGICLLIGNAIFSGDTLFASSIGRTDLPGGSYNTLINSIKTKILTLSGNTIVYPGHGPETTVEDESVSNPFVGFADGI
- the lptC gene encoding LPS export ABC transporter periplasmic protein LptC — protein: MKSLTGKIFLIIILISFIFLASEEQELREYKLINADTLIVKKVAEEYVSNLKGNVHFFYGETEFFADYADIYEQQKIAKMYGNVEVYDDTLSLFADQVDYYRKIEKLFLNGNVFAQETHVDSTIRTFAADSVSYFRELREFHAYENVKSYDEREEIHGTCGKLSYYLEEGYGYLIKEPILSMAGSDTLEISAEKIEYFEDYEKVAANFNVLTRSNDFDMTSDFLLYFSLEEKAIYLGNPRFTSDLADADAIEFQIFFEEQKIKEAILKDSCLVVFKTDEAAEKENWVSSSKMTFDFDDGKIQFCKAEINVKSYFEQDKTESKDFTINNASGQRLIIKMNDDNKIESIDMRKKVQGMYKFEKK